One window from the genome of Oncorhynchus gorbuscha isolate QuinsamMale2020 ecotype Even-year linkage group LG14, OgorEven_v1.0, whole genome shotgun sequence encodes:
- the LOC123994601 gene encoding mitochondrial 10-formyltetrahydrofolate dehydrogenase-like has product MLWTANRIIRKFSTSSNYYQNKLRLALIGQSLFGQEVYTNLRKQGHKVVGVFTVPDRDGKADPLAVAAEKDGTPVFKFPRWRVKGKPIPEVVEAYKAVGAELNVMPFCSQFIPMNVIDHPAHGSIIYHPSILPLHRGASAINWTLIQGDKKAGFSIFWADDGLDTGPILLQRECPVEPNDTVDSLYNRFLFPEGIKAMVESVQLIADGKATRVPQTEDGASYEGIQKKSNSKVNLAQPAEAIHNWIRGHDKVPGAWTVIDGQTVTLYGSSMLGESVPAGQPLEIEGASQPGVVTKNGLVLYGSDSKALMVKNLQYEDGKMISAAKYFSSGDTARVELTDDEKQMAEEIRDIWKGILSNVAAIEETTDFFKSGAASMDVVRLVEEIKQRCVGLQLQNEDVYMATTFQDFIQMFVRRLRGEDQEEEMVIDYATKDVNNMTVKMPWQCFINGKFEDAENGKTADTINPADGSVICKVAYASVGDVDRAVAAAKEAFEVGPWGRMNPRDRGTLLYKLADLMEEHQEELATIESIDSGAVYTLALKTHVGMSIQTFRYFAGWCDKIQGKTIPINQARPNRNLTFTKKEPLGVCAIVIPWNYPLMMLAWKSAACLAAGNTLVLKPAQVTPLSALKFAELTVKAGIPKGVINIVPGSGGMVGQRMSDHPDIRKLGFTGSTPIGKQIMKSCALSNLKKVSLELGGKSPLIIFSDCDMDKAVRMGMSSVFFNKGENCIAAGRLFVEESIHDEYIRRVVEEIKKMKVGDPLHRSTDHGPQNHKAHMDKLVEYCEVGVKEGATLVYGGKQVDRPGFFMEPTLFTDVEDHMFIAKEESFGPIMVVSKFKDGDIDGVLSRANDTEFGLASGVFTRDISKAMYVSERLDAGTVFINTYNKTDVASPFGGFKQSGFGKDLGEDALNEYLRTKAVTVEY; this is encoded by the exons CGGTAGCGGCGGAGAAGGACGGGACGCCGGTATTTAAGTTCCCGCGGTGGCGTGTCAAAGGGAAGCCCATCCCGGAAGTGGTGGAGGCCTACAAGGCGGTGGGGGCTGAGCTCAACGTCATGCCCTTCTGCTCCCAGTTCATCCCCATGAACGTGATCGACCACCCGGCCCACGGTTCCATCATCTACCACCCCTCCATCCTGCCCCTGCACCGCGGGGCCTCCGCCATCAACTg GACTCTGATCCAGGGAGATAAGAAGGCTGGGTTCTCCATCTTCTGGGCTGATGATGGTCTGGACACGGGTCCCATCTTGCTCCAGAGAGAGTGTCCTGTGGAACCCAATGACACGGTGGACTCCCTCTACAATCGCTTCCTCTTTCCAGAGGGCATCAAGGCCATG GTGGAGTCAGTGCAGCTGATCGCTGATGGGAAAGCCACGCGCGTCCCCCAGACAGAGGACGGGGCCAGCTACGAGGGTATCCAGAAGAAGTCCAACTCCAAG gtcAACCTCGCCCAGCCGGCAGAGGCTATCCACAACTGGATCCGTGGCCACGATAAAGTCCCCGGGGCGTGGACGGTCATTGATGGTCAG actgtGACTCTGTACGGGTCGTCCATGCTGGGAGAGTCGGTGCCAGCCGGTCAGCCCCTGGAGATAGAGGGGGCGTCCCAGCCTGGTGTCGTCACCAAGAACGGCCTGGTTCTGTACGGGTCAGATAGCAAAGCG CTGATGGTGAAGAACCTGCAGTATGAGGATGGGAAGATGATCTCTGCTGCTAAGTACTTCTCTTCAGGAGACACCGCCCGCGTGGAGCTGACTGATGACGAGAAGCAGATGGCAGAGGAGATACGA GACATCTGGAAAGGCATTCTGAGCAACGTTGCTGCCATTGAGGAAACCACAGACTTCTTCAAGTCAGGAGCTGCTTCTATGGACGTGGTCAG GCTGGTGGAGGAGATCAAGCAGAGGTGTGTAGGGTTGCAGCTGCAGAATGAGGACGTGTACATGGCCACCACCTTCCAGGACTTCATCCAGATGTTTGTGAGAAGGCTGAGGGGGGAGgaccaggaggaggagatggtcaTTGACTAT GCAACTAAAGACGTCAACAACATGACGGTGAAGATGCCTTGGCAGTGTTTCATCAATGGCAAGTTTGAGGACGCAGAGAACGGCAAGACCGCCGATACCATCAACCCTGCCGACGGCTCT GTGATCTGTAAGGTAGCCTACGCGTCAGTGGGAGATGTGGACCGGGCGGTAGCAGCAGCCAAAGAGGCCTTTGAGGTTGGTCCCTGGGGCAGGATGAACCCTAGAGATCGTGGCACCCTGCTGTACAA GCTGGCTGACCTGATGGAGGAGCACCAGGAGGAGTTGGCCACCATAGAGTCCATAGACTCTGGAGCTGTCTACACCCTGGCCCTGAAGACCCACGTAGGCATGTCCATCCAGACCTTCCGCTACTTTGCCGGCTGGTGCGACAAGATCCAG GGCAAGACGATACCCATCAACCAGGCCAGGCCCAATCGCAATCTGACCTTCACCAAGAAGGAACCTCTGGG tgtgtgtgccATCGTCATTCCCTGGAACTACCCACTCATGATGCTGGCATGGAAGAGTGCCGCTTGCCTCGCTGCTGGAAACACACTGGTCCTGAAACCTGCAcag GTTACTCCTCTGTCAGCCCTGAAGTTTGCTGAGCTGACTGTGAAGGCTGGCATTCCCAAGGGAGTCATCAACATCGTACCTGGATCAG GTGGGATGGTGGGACAGCGCATGTCTGACCATCCTGACATCCGTAAACTGGGCTTCACAGGCTCCACCCCAATCGGCAAACAGATCATGAAAAG CTGTGCGCTGAGTAACCTGAAGAAGGTTTCTCTGGAGCTGGGAGGGAAGTCTCCACTCATCATCTTCAGCGACTGTGACATGGACAAGGCTGTGcgcatg GGTATGAGTTCTGTGTTCTTCAACAAAGGAGAGAACTGCATCGCTGCTGGACGCCTGTTCGTGGAGGAGTCCATACATGACGAGTACATCAGGAGAGTG GTGGAGGAGATAAAGAAAATGAAGGTGGGTGATCCTCTGCACCGCTCCACGGACCATGGGCCCCAGAACCACAAGGCCCACATGGATAAGCTGGTGGAGTACTGTGAGGTGGGCGTGAAGGAGGGCGCCACGCTGGTGTACGGGGGCAAGCAGGTGGACAGGCCAG GGTTCTTCATGGAGCCCACACTGTTCACAGACGTGGAGGATCACATGTTCATCGCCAAAGAGGAGTCCTTTGGTCCCATCATGGTGGTGTCCAAGTTCAAAGACGG TGACATAGATGGCGTGCTAAGCAGAGCCAACGACACAGAGTTTGGCCTGGCGTCCGGCGTGTTCACGCGTGACATCAGCAAGGCCATGTACGTGAGCGAGAGGCTGGACGCAGGGACCGTGTTCATCAATACTTACAACAAGACCGACGTGGCCTCGCCGTTCGGCGGTTTCAAACAGTCCGGCTTCGGCAAAGACCTTG GAGAGGATGCTCTTAACGAATACCTCAGGACCAAAGCAGTGACTGTGGAGTACTAA
- the nopchap1 gene encoding uncharacterized protein C12orf45 homolog — protein MELHLNNKKTSSQDLLACGNGGGLHDKLLLKSKGPKAGRSLQTERVPRSSVLDRLQNFLPQMAQANEKLKLQMEQAPEGHYDIERVEESGKVIEMDVSLVELSGSDSDSDRESSQDNDANSDSEEEESELTEENLKLPGNSQRQIKKVHIQVLEKQED, from the exons ATGGAGTTACATTTGAACAACAAGAAAACAAGCTCACAAGACTTGCTCGCGTGTGGCAACGGAGGAG GTCTTCATGACAAGCTTCTCCTCAAGTCGAAGGGGCCCAAGGCTGGCAGGTCTTTGCAGACCGAGAGGGTCCCAAGAAGTAGTG TTCTGGACAGACTGCAGAACTTCCTGCCCCAGATGGCCCAGGCCAATGAGAAGCTCAAGTTGCAGATGGAGCAGGCACCTGAGGGCCACTATGAcatagagagggtggaggagtcTGGAAAGGTCATAGAGATG GATGTGTCGCTGGTGGAGCTCAGTGGTTCGGACAGCGACTCGGACAGGGAGTCTTCACAGGACAACGACGCCAACTCAgactctgaggaggaggagagtgagctCACAGAGGAGAACCTCAAACTGCCTGGCAACAGCCAGAGGCAGATAAAGAAGGTTCATATCCAAGTTCTGGAGAAACAAGAGGATTAG